One window of Bacteroides sp. AN502(2024) genomic DNA carries:
- a CDS encoding DUF3791 domain-containing protein, with product MIDVLVWNKYTRVVMQLADRLNISPEKALHLFYNSKVYALLLNKQYPLITLSDAYITDEIILELQQQ from the coding sequence ATGATAGATGTATTAGTATGGAATAAATACACTCGTGTAGTGATGCAATTAGCGGATCGTTTGAATATTTCCCCCGAAAAAGCATTACACTTATTCTATAACAGTAAGGTATACGCATTGCTTCTTAATAAACAATATCCGCTTATAACGTTGAGTGATGCCTACATCACTGATGAAATTATCCTTGAGTTACAACAGCAATAA